The window AGCGATAGGCCAGGTTCAAATGGGCCTCTTCACACAACCGCCTTTCTGAGCGAATGCCATAGCAATAGCCCACGATCAGCATGCGGATCATCAGTTCAGGATCAATCGACGGACGCCCAATCGGGCTATAGAAATCGGCGAGGTGATGGCGCAGGTCACTCAGATCGAGGCATTGATCAATGCTGCGCAGGAGGTGATTGGCTGGGATGTGATCTTCAAGGTTGAACGAGTAAAACAGTCGCTCCTGCCCACTCGATAACTGTCCCATCATGCTGGTGATCCCCCTCCGGCCAATGAAGCGATTTTGCCGCAGGCCAGGCAGGGGAGCTACTTTTTCAACAGAATCGGCCGTTAGCAGCCTAAGTCTGCTTATGTGGTTCGTGGTGCCTTTGTCTTGCGTAGCCCCTAGTGCCTAGCAAACAGCGAGTATTGCCTCCAGGCGCTCGCCCAGCAGCCTCCAGGCTTCAGTTTTCTCCTTGGCATAATCATGGTGGAGATAGTGCCTGCGAACTTTTGAGCCACCTAGAAGGTGGTTTTGGCAGCGATCTATGATCTCCAGGGTTACGCCTAGTTCCTGCATCATCGTAGAGCCAGTTCGACGCAGGTCGTGTGGTGTCCACTCTCCCTTTATACCTTTACTTAGGACCAGCGAATCGTCGTGATGGCGGCCTGCGAGCGGCATGCTACGATTTTTGAAGCGGCATTGGCGATCACCGATCAGCTTACTCACCGTCTTGGTGTCGACATGGCTTTGCTCGTCTTTACTG of the Candidatus Obscuribacterales bacterium genome contains:
- a CDS encoding transposase; protein product: MMGQLSSGQERLFYSFNLEDHIPANHLLRSIDQCLDLSDLRHHLADFYSPIGRPSIDPELMIRMLIVGYCYGIRSERRLCEEAHLNLAYR
- a CDS encoding site-specific integrase, whose product is KYSGIRPVNPRVQCAGWICLSTLCRIGELLKAEWHHVDLSNGTWFIPAEATKGHKGKRQDHHVFLSSFALAQFKRLHQETRHTPFCFPSKDEQSHVDTKTVSKLIGDRQCRFKNRSMPLAGRHHDDSLVLSKGIKGEWTPHDLRRTGSTMMQELGVTLEIIDRCQNHLLGGSKVRRHYLHHDYAKEKTEAWRLLGERLEAILAVC